Part of the Quercus robur chromosome 5, dhQueRobu3.1, whole genome shotgun sequence genome, GGATTTCAAGGCCCACAAATATAAGTGAGCCACTAAAGAAGTGTACTTGGAAGCACACAATCAACTCTTAGAAAATTGATTGACAACTCAACAACTTTTCATTCCAATGTATGTTTATCTTCTTGAATAGTTTCTATTACACTAAAAAATCTTGAGTGAGACGGGCGCATGCATCCATTATCTCACTAACATGTGGGTCCCACACCATTGACATGTGGGACCCACATGTCAGTGAGACAATAGGCGCATGCGCCTGTCTCACAAGATAACATTTCCTATTACACACACTAGTGTATGTCTATTACACACTTAAAGCCATGAGTTCTCTTGTAAAATACAGTTATGTGTACCATGTGTACATTTAATTGTGTGCACTAGTAATTATCCTATTTTCCTTACTAatctatttgaaaaaaaaaaaaaaaaccctctttcCAGACGAGGAAAATCACTTTGTAAAGCATGCAAATCCCcatattcttcattttaagttatttaaGTCTAGAACTTTCCAGCACAAAGTATAAGATTTCATCACTTCGTGAAACAACTCAGCTCCTTTTCCTCTCCAAAGCTTCTGGAGAAAAGAACAAAGCTCAAATCACATCACTGTAATGCAGCAGCACATCATCCTCTCCACTAAAGTTGCTGTAGAGATTGGAATGCATTTCATGAGGTTTTCACCTTTGTTCTCCCATGGTGGCCAACTCCCATACCTTCTCCCTTACAGAACGTCAGCTAATGTGCTCCCATGGTGGCCAACTCCAGTACCCCTTAAAGAACGTCAACTAATTTATCATTCTGCTCGCTTGCATTTTCCTTTTCTGATTTGTGTTTTACCATCTGCCCACGTCTATTTTATTCGTATTGTTAATGATAAACCATAATCAAATTTAATGATCACTTATAAACTTTTTATCTATACTTTATTAAGTTTGTATCTTAAGTATTACCATCAGCATTGATTATTACCTTCTATTTTTACATTCCTCGATAAACATCAGTAATCAGACTACAACTATCTTTCAAGTTTCAGACTTGTGTATAAACTTTTCCCTTGATAAATTTTAACAATGCACATAAAAAGTATCCTACCCCCAACAGATACTATTTCTGCTTTCTTGTTATTTATATAATGTTTAGGATATAAGATAAATAGACCTGCCTCTAATTGATACTTCACTTCTTTACTTGAAACTCTGAAAACAATGTAACGGTGACAAATAAGTACTAAAAGTTTAAAGGTAATAGGAAAGGCAATCGAAGAAAGAAATAAGTGCCGATCAATAAACACTTATGATTTATCAACCTTACATAAATTAGTCTCCAACTGGTTTTCAAACCAGTAAAATATCAAATAAGAATGCTCATTAACAAATCTAAGTATATTACAATCACACAGCGTTACAACTCACAAGACAAAATTGAATAAGAACAAGCATAATGAACCACATCATCCAATAAACAAAATGGAAACACCTATTTAAATATGGAAACTATTGATGGGGCCTCCTGAGCAACAGCCCCCGTATGTGGCACTCGAACAAAAATCAATGCCTTAAAAACCTATTCCTCTCGCATGCTCACAAGAGTTAAGCTTCATGGGCCATAAACGTGCAACATCCGGCCAAAGAGCAAGCAAGACACCAGCgctttaaaatgaagaatttcTATTTAATCGGATGGATTAGTTCCTTTAGTCTTCTTTTGCAGGACTGGAATATTCAGACGAAATTACTTCAGATGAAGCACTAGATGACACACTACTGCTGGCACTTACTCCATTCCTAAAGCTTCTTGATTCCAGTGCAGGGTTTCTTTGTTGATCGTTAGTTGCAGGGTTTCTATTGGGATCATTAGTCATAGGGTTTTGCCCCTCCTCTGCTAATCTTTTAAGAAGATTCATGACAGTGGGAAGGAACTTGGTGGACAAGGAAATAAGCCCAGGAAGCTGCAAATTACACAGTTATAAATCAGCTTCATTAgaattttttcaaacaaaaaaaacagaagataaataattaaaaacactaaaggatttttttttttttttttttttttttttggccacaCAATTATTTATTCAAAAGGGATTTTATGTCATAATGGTTAAAGCTACTTAATTGGTATTTTTTGGTTCTCACTTATTGGCGTTTCTTGTATACAACCCATGAATTGGGTTGGGCCCCCTTTTGGGAAAAATTATCATAAAGCGGCCCCCTCACAGCAAGTGGATCCAACACACCCACGAGACCCACATGCTAAGAGAAAACCACAGCATAAAATGGGTCCATGAGAAACTACCAATCTTTTGGGGCTTTTCTTAATGAATTGTCTTTCTGAAgaatagtttaaaatattaaagGGATTTATCCCTCCAATATCAACTGCACGAGCCTATAGTTTTGATGAATAAGATATTGCTTGGCCTAAACAGCATGCATTCTTAATCTCTCAATAATCCCTATTAAAGATAAAATATACAAGCAGGAATCAATTTAAAAGATAACTTCAAAGAAACAGTCTTTCTAAACCATAATCtacaaatttaagaaaagaaaaaataaaatgacaataATACGTCCGCTATTTACGGAACTCATTGTGAAGAATTTCAATTATATGGATTGGCGTCTTTGAGATTTGAACTTTAATTCAAGAGCCTATTGTTATATAGCAATTAAGTAGTTGAAAAAGGACAAAGTCTCAAAGTTCAGTTTTCAGATGCACTTTCAAACAATCAACCAGTTGTAGAATTTCTTAAAATCAATCTTCCAAATTAACCATCAATTGACAATAAACTAATGGGGCTTAAACAATCACAATTGAATTTAATACTCACAGCACCATTGCGAAATTCACCCGAAATGTCCAGCTGCACCCACAAGGCTTTGAATAGTAAAAAACCAACAAAGATGACACACAAATACAAAGGATTTCTGCAATGAAGACATACCAAATTAAGTTAAACCATTATACATCAGGGGTATATACATGAAcctaaacaaaatcaaatttcacAATACATGAAAAACATGTACCTTAGAAGTGTCATAAATTCATTGAATCCCAAGATTACCATGGCAGCAATGGCCCATGGTGGTGGCAACCAGTTGTTATTACGCTTGTTGGCTTCCTGAAAAATCATATAAGAGTGAAAGAAGTTAGTAAATTATTTCCTAGTAAAATGACAATGATAAAGATGGTCTTTTGATATGCATTTGTGTACATCTTCAACTATAATAAACACACATCTGAATAAAAGAAATTGCAAATCAAGATACTGAATAATGCACCCTGAGAGAAATGCTGCAGGTAGTCATATTGTGAAGAGATTTTATTAGGCATACAATAGTTCTAATTGCTTatagaataatataaaattaaattatataaaaaaatgagagaTTAACAACctataaggatttttttttttaacaggactatttttataatatttatcaCTTCCTTTCttctaatattattatataatttatattacaCAGGTTTCCCACCAACAAATCTTAAAAccaatcaaactaaaaaattatggcAGAATGAAATCCAGTATTCAGCAATTTTGGTTTTCATCCTTTTAAGAGaatcaatatttaaaatgaaatgaatCATCTAAATCATTAATATGCAATATATCATGCCTGTGCAGCGATGGCCTGAGAGACAGTATATTCCGTCTCTGACTTGAATTGTCTCCACAAAGATTTGCACTGGACAGGTGTAATCAATGTTTTCTTCGGTGAAACCTGCATGGAAGAAACCAACCACATTAACTAATTGGAGCTTAAGAGCAAAACAATGATAAAAAACACTAAAACCATGCAAGAGAGAGACACACAGAATTGAATCAAAATCGAGCATCGAGTCCACTATGGAAGCTTGCTCacctaaataaattaatttctgAAATCAAGACTACATTTGTATGTATAGTAgcaaatttcttgtttttttttttactttttcctttGTGTTTCTGATAAGCAAAACATGTACATGTCATATACTCAAATTGAACTAGAAGGCTAAATCTTAAATTTGAGTGGGCTCTTTGGATTATTGTCAACTAATCAGAATAAGCATGATGTACTTTTTGCCACCATAATATCCTATTCAAAATTAACGTGTCATATCATATACATATCCAAATTTTTCCTTAAGACTAACCCACTTGCCAAATTGGACCTGTTGACAGATTTGGTCAGAGCTACAAGGACCAGATCTTGAACAGTAAATAAGGGTCCAAACATTATGCCAGAAAAACTTTTCTAGAGAGAACCCTGTTGTTTCCTTTTACATCTGTTTATTatgttgagatttgagaataaaatttttagcataaaATTATGAACTCCAGAAGAAAGAACTTCAGTTAAACAAAAGTCACCTCTTCCCAAGTGCTTGAGGCCAGTGGATCAAATGATGTAACGCTCCTATCTTTAACAGCACCATTTGTGGATTCCACCAAAGCAACAGATAGTGTACCCTCAATATTATCACTATGATCATCATCCAAACGGGTCACGGCCATAACAGCCATAAGCTTTAAGGACTGGACAAATTAATAGGAATAATTAACAGACATGCAATACACAGTTAATAATTAacagaaaatatttatataaactgtGGCATACTGCAGAGCGAGCAGTTTTGGTGATTGCTCGAATGTCATCCTTCCCAGTCCAAACCCGCGGCATTGAATCGGAATCATGACTAAACAATGCTGTAAACCTGTTTGCAACTTAAAGTTAATCCCAACAAGAGGAATCTGAAAAAAGATGAAATAATTAGAATCAGATATTGCAAGTAGTTGCTACCTGTCCTTCATGCGGATCAGGACCCTTCCTGCTTCTTCTCTTGCTTTTGCTTCAACCACTCCTCTCGCATAGTCCTTAGTACTTGCAAGCATTTTATCCTTTGTTTGTTCGTCCAAGTCAAAACCAGAAAGCGCATCAGAAAGCCCAGAAACAGCAGCTTCAGTCTCACGCCTAAGAAGTTTCCTTATAGCCGGCCAGGTCTCATTACTAGCTCCATCTAATAGAGCTTCCACAGGTCCTGATAATGCCTCTTTAAGCTTTGCCTGCAAATTTGTTATAATCATCAGCAAGGTTATCATAATCTGCTTATTCTGCCAACTTTAAATATCTAGGCACTAAAGAAAGTAAACAATTCTCCATATATTAAGAAATCCATAACCATATGAGTAGTTATAAAGCACAAGGGCACAACAAGTTTTTGTAGAGACAACAGGCTCTAAAAAGAAAACCATGATGGTTAATCTGAAATATCAAATGTAACAAGATATCTCATGATATTAAAAAAGTTAATAGAAAAATCAGATCAATTTCCATCAATGGTTTTAAAGCCAATTTCCACagattttgtttaaattgtCAAGGTTATAAAATTGATGGTTTAAGGATATATGTAAAGCCAATTTCCATAGTTTTTAATAATTACGGATATTACCAGTTAGCTGTTAATTGGccaccaaaaaaatttttattattttcaaattgacAAGTATACAAATCACACAAAAAAGCATACTTCTTTTGTCAGCCATGACAGACATGATCACATCAGACTTGCATAATTCTTTCTTCAgcggatttttcttttttctttttttcctttctttctatctattttatggtgaatttttttttttttaattatggtgattttttttttaattttataatttgataattgagagagaggggatttgaaccctggatGTGTCCTTTAGAAACACTAGGAGGAGCCAACCAAACTATATAAGTATAGTTCCCATCAGATGTTGAAGTTACCAAACCATTTGAATCTTAACATTGTCACTATGCTTGAATAAAATCAGTTGAGAATCAAAATGGCTACAGGTTATTATACCTCATACAAAGAAGTAAGTTCAGAAAGCTTGGCAGCGCGGACAGAATCAATATGTGCATCTATATCACGTCGAAGTTTATCCCTCACTTTAGATGTGTCCCAGTTTGCTTGTTCAATAACAGCATCTGCAAGGCTACTGCGTCAATATAATCATTGCACTCAAGTGCCACACCACTGAAACCTATCCCCAAAATCAAATGCATACAAGACTAAAACCCTATACCTCTCAAACCTATTCAGACTATTCCAAGTTTAATTACTTTCATAAAATTTATTCATATAAATGATCCAAAACCCCTTTTAAAGACAATTATAATTAATCCGTTATCAACTTGTTTTGTCATCAATAGTTTCCTGTTTAAAAACTCTTTTTCTCCATTGATTTCAATTCACTTGGCTAACAAAATGGCAGTTTCAAGTTTAACACACCTGCACATCCTTCATCAAATAGAGCCATACAAAACTGTGCGCAGTTACAAGAGGCCAAAGAAAATGCTTCCCCTCCATTCAGAGCTTTATCAAATACTTGCTTGAATTTTTCTAAAGTTTCAGAACGAATGTGTCCCAGCAGGGATTGGAATGCCGGTTGGATACGCTAACAAATCAGAAAAAACAACATAATTGAATCATTAAATGAGTAGACACTGAATCACAGTTTTTATTGTCCAACagataataaataagaaaagtttgaaaacctTCTGAGCTTAATCAAAAGAAATCATTATAACAGCAACTTCAATGCTTTATAAGAAGACCTAGAAGCTCCTTTTAAAGCTTTCCCCTATAAAGATATGTGCAACagagtttttttatttcaaacattTAATCTCAATTTCATAAACATGCAATTATTGGTGACCAGCTTGTGAACATAGAATA contains:
- the LOC126725119 gene encoding protein ROOT HAIR DEFECTIVE 3-like, coding for MANSEESCSTQLIDGDGVFNATGIDKLIKKIKLAECGLSYAIVSIMGPQSSGKSTLLNHLFGTNFREMDAFKGRSQTTKGIWLARCAGIEPCTLVMDLEGTDGRERGEDDTAFEKQSALFALAVSDIVLINMWCHDIGREQAANKPLLKTVFQVMMRLFSPRKTTLMFVIRDKTRTPLENLEPVLREDIQKIWDSVPKPHAHKETPLSEFFNVEVVALSSYEEKEEQFKEQVASLRQRFFHSITPGGLAGDRRGVVPASGFSFSAQQIWKVIKENKDLDLPAHKVMVATVRCEEIANEKYASFASNEDWCHLEETVQSGPVSGFGKKLSSILDSFLSEYDAEATYFDEGVRSAKRRQFEEKLLQRIQPAFQSLLGHIRSETLEKFKQVFDKALNGGEAFSLASCNCAQFCMALFDEGCADAVIEQANWDTSKVRDKLRRDIDAHIDSVRAAKLSELTSLYEAKLKEALSGPVEALLDGASNETWPAIRKLLRRETEAAVSGLSDALSGFDLDEQTKDKMLASTKDYARGVVEAKAREEAGRVLIRMKDRFTALFSHDSDSMPRVWTGKDDIRAITKTARSASLKLMAVMAVTRLDDDHSDNIEGTLSVALVESTNGAVKDRSVTSFDPLASSTWEEVSPKKTLITPVQCKSLWRQFKSETEYTVSQAIAAQEANKRNNNWLPPPWAIAAMVILGFNEFMTLLRNPLYLCVIFVGFLLFKALWVQLDISGEFRNGALPGLISLSTKFLPTVMNLLKRLAEEGQNPMTNDPNRNPATNDQQRNPALESRSFRNGVSASSSVSSSASSEVISSEYSSPAKED